Proteins encoded together in one Hevea brasiliensis isolate MT/VB/25A 57/8 chromosome 16, ASM3005281v1, whole genome shotgun sequence window:
- the LOC110662308 gene encoding hydroxyproline O-arabinosyltransferase NOD3, whose translation MTGRKNMGRISPFFLVLLSLGFSFAMYNLLTFLIQYKSSNSGDGLELSDPITNMPQEVKRLGKSNSRYHVALTATDAPYSQWQCRIMYYWYKKMKDMPGSDMGKFTRVLHSGKPDNLMEEIPTFIVDPLPEGLDRGYIVLNRPWAFVQWLEKATIDEEYILMAEPDHIFVNPLPNLAHGDHPAGYPFFYIKPAEHENIIRKFYPKEKGPVTNVDPIGNSPVIIKKSILEEISPTWVNISLRMKDDPETDKAFGWVLEMYAYAVASALHGVQHILRKDFMIQPPWDLEVGKRFIIHYTYGCDYNLKGELTYGKIGEWRFDKRSYLSGSPPKNLSLPPPGVPESVVRLVKMVNEATANIPGWDSKNSG comes from the exons ATGACTGGGAGAAAAAATATGGGACGAATATCACCATTCTTTTTGGTGCTTTTGTCTCTTGGTTTTTCCTTTGCAATGTATAACTTGTTGACATTCTTAATACAATATAAGAGCTCCAATTCAGGAGATGGATTGGAGTTATCTGATCCCATTACTAATATGCCTCAAGAGGTAAAGAGATTAGGGAAGTCAAATTCGAGATACCATGTTGCCCTTACAGCGACAGATGCTCCTTATAGCCAATGGCAATGCCGGATTATGTACTATTGGTATAAGAAGATGAAAGACATGCCTGGATCAGACATGGGAAAGTTCACTCGAGTTCTGCATTCTGGAAAACCTGACAATTTGATGGAAGAAATTCCAACCTTTATCGTTGATCCTCTTCCAGAGGGCCTGGATCGA GGTTATATTGTCTTAAATAGACCATGGGCTTTTGTTCAATGGCTGGAAAaagcaacaattgatgaaga ATACATTTTAATGGCAGAGCCCGACCATATATTTGTAAATCCATTGCCCAATTTGGCACACGGAGATCATCCAGCAGGGTATCCATTTTTCTACATTAAACCAGCTGAACATGAAAACATTATTAGAAAGTTTTATCCCAAGGAAAAGGGTCCTGTGACAAATGTTGATCCAATTGGCAATTCTCCTGTAATAATAAAAAAG TCCATATTGGAGGAAATTTCACCGACATGGGTAAATATATCATTAAGAATGAAAGATGACCCAGAGACAGACAAAGCATTTGGTTGGGTGCTAGAAAT GTATGCCTATGCTGTAGCATCAGCATTGCATGGTGTTCAGCATATACTTCGGAAGGACTTTATGATACAG CCACCATGGGATTTGGAAGTTGGGAAGAGGTTTATAATTCATTACACTTATGGATGTGACTATAATTTAAAG GGAGAACTAACATATGGAAAAATTGGAGAATGGCGATTTGACAAGAGATCCTATCTAAGTGGATCTCCACCAAAGAACCTCTCCTTGCCCCCACCAGGAGTTCCTGAAAGTGTG GTGAGACTTGTAAAGATGGTAAATGAAGCTACAGCTAATATTCCAGGTTGGGACTCAAAAAACAGTGGTTGA
- the LOC110662307 gene encoding non-specific phospholipase C2, protein MHHRMATQKSPTISLIFFFSIIILHAQIQASPIKTIVVLVMENRSFDHMLGWMKKINPEINGVDGNEWNPLNTGDPNSEKLFFKNHAEFVDPDPGHSFQAIREQIFGSNDTSKNPPPMNGFAQQAFSMDPSGNMSGDVMNGFDPDKVVVYKTLVSEFAVVDRWFASVPTSTQPNRLYVHSGTSAGATSNIPALLVKGYPQRTIFENLDDGGISWGIYYQNIPATLFYRNLRKLKYIGNFHLYNTFKIHARQGKLPGYVVVEQRYMDTKAEPANDDHPSHDVYQGQMFVKEVYETLRASPQWNETLFVITYDEHGGFYDHVATPVSGVPSPDGIVGPEPFLFNFDRLGVRVPTILISPWINKGTVVHGPNGSPFPTSEYEHSSIPATVKKLFNLSSPFLTKRDEWAGTFEGVVQTLTEPRTDCPVQLPTPVKIRQGDANENATVSEFQQELLQLAAVLKGDHIFTSFPEKTGKMTVKQGKEYMEDAVKRFFEAGLYAKKMGVDEEQIVQMRPSLTSRSSKPTNNHP, encoded by the exons ATGCACCACAGAATGGCCACACAGAAATCTCCTACCATTtccctcatcttcttcttcagcATCATAATCCTCCATGCCCAAATCCAAGCAAGCCCAATCAAAACCATAGTCGTTCTTGTGATGGAAAATCGTTCTTTTGATCACATGCTGGGTTGGATGAAGAAGATTAACCCAGAAATCAATGGTGTTGATGGAAATGAGTGGAACCCATTGAACACAGGCGATCCAAATTCAGAGAAATTGTTTTTCAAGAATCATGCAGAGTTTGTTGATCCTGATCCTGGCCATTCTTTCCAAGCTATAAGGGAGCAAATATTTGGGTCTAATGACACCTCCAAGAATCCTCCTCCCATGAATGGGTTTGCTCAGCAAGCTTTCTCTATGGACCCCTCAGGAAACATGTCTGGAGATGTGATGAATGGGTTTGATCCGGATAAGGTTGTTGTTTATAAAACTCTGGTTTCAGAATTTGCAGTCGTTGACAG GTGGTTCGCATCCGTTCCGACGTCTACACAACCGAATCGGCTGTACGTCCACTCAGGAACGTCCGCCGGAGCCACCAGCAACATTCCGGCATTGCTAGTGAAAGGTTACCCGCAAAGGACCATATTCGAGAACCTGGACGACGGCGGAATATCTTGGGGGATATACTACCAGAATATTCCGGCGACATTGTTCTATAGGAATCTAAGGAAGCTCAAATACATAGGCAATTTTCACTTATACAATACCTTTAAAATACATGCACGACAAGGGAAGCTCCCAGGATATGTTGTGGTGGAGCAGCGGTACATGGACACTAAGGCTGAGCCTGCTAATGATGATCATCCTTCCCATGATGTGTATCAAGGCCAAATGTTTGTCAAAGAG GTGTACGAGACACTAAGGGCTAGTCCACAGTGGAATGAAACTCTATTTGTGATCACATATGATGAGCATGGAGGGTTCTATGATCATGTGGCCACACCAGTAAGTGGGGTCCCCAGCCCAGATGGGATAGTAGGGCCAGAGCCATTCTTGTTCAACTTTGATAGGCTGGGAGTTAGGGTTCCCACCATTTTGATCTCACCTTGGATAAACAAGGGTACTG TCGTTCATGGCCCCAATGGGTCACCATTTCCGACTTCGGAATATGAACATTCATCCATTCCGGCGACGGTGAAGAAGCTCTTCAACCTTTCTTCACCCTTCCTAACCAAGAGGGATGAATGGGCTGGAACCTTTGAGGGTGTTGTTCAGACCCTAACTGAACCCAGAACTGATTGCCCAG TGCAACTACCAACTCCAGTCAAGATCAGGCAAGGCGACGCCAATGAAAACGCAACGGTTAGCGAATTCCAGCAGGAGCTACTGCAGCTAGCAGCAGTGCTAAAAGGAGATCACATATTTACAAGTTTCCCTGAAAAGACCGGGAAAATGACAGTAAAGCAAGGAAAGGAATATATGGAAGATGCAGTGAAACGCTTCTTTGAAGCAGGACTCTATGCCAAAAAAATGGGAGTTGATGAAGAACAAATTGTTCAAATGAGGCCATCCCTCACTTCTAGATCATCTAAACCAACCAACAACCACCCATAA